A stretch of the Panicum virgatum strain AP13 chromosome 9N, P.virgatum_v5, whole genome shotgun sequence genome encodes the following:
- the LOC120693102 gene encoding 4,5:9,10-diseco-3-hydroxy-5,9,17-trioxoandrosta-1(10),2-diene-4-oate hydrolase-like isoform X1: MPAQPPPPAAVPRRRWQNCFSPTLVRDRCYTRCFHSAGLRRAAVPLQDGAVVHLWLPPAATTGAAPLHPVLLLHGFGASATWQWAPFLRPLLAADLAPYVPDLIFFGASSSPAADRSPAYQAACIATAMLALPLAPQRYAVVGVSYGGFVAYHLAHAFPAAVERLVLVAAGVCLEDADLAAGLFAVEDIAEAASLLLPQRPEDLRRLVGLTFCRPPRFMPSCFIRDYIRVMCTDNVKEKTELLYALINGRKLSDLPKISQQTLIIWGEQDQVFPLELGLWLKRHLGDTSELVIVKNAGHAINREKPAELCRLIRNYIIDPTVKYREDRKGSWKNVIKRFAGSSLRKVDSSRPLL; the protein is encoded by the exons ATGCCCGcgcagccgccaccgcccgccgccgttcCCCGCCGCCGGTGGCAGAACTGCTTCAGCCCTACGCTCGTGCGTGATCGCTGCTACACGCGCTGCTTCCACTCCGCGGGGCTCCGCCGGGCCGCCGTCCCACTCCAGGACGGCGCCGTCGTGCACCTCTGGCTCCCGCCGGCCGCGACTACTGGGGCCGCCCCCCTGCACCCGGTCCTCCTCCTACACGGATTCGGAGCGAGCGCCACCTGGCAGTGGGCCCccttcctccgcccgctcctcgccgccgacctGGCCCCATACGTCCCGGACCTCATCTTCttcggcgcctcctcctcccccgcggcCGACCGCTCCCCGGCCTACCAGGCCGCCTGCATCGCCACGGCCATGTTGGCGCTCCCCTTGGCACCGCAGCGGTACGCCGTCGTCGGCGTTAGCTACGGCGGGTTCGTCGCATACCACCTCGCCCACGCGttcccggcggcggtggagcggctCGTGCTCGTCGCGGCGGGAGTGTGCCTCGAGGACGCAGACCTGGCAGCGGGGCTCTTCGCTGTCGAGGACATCGCCGAGGCCGCCAGCCTGCTGCTGCCGCAGCGGCCGGAGGATCTCAGGAGGCTCGTGGGGCTCACCTTCTGCCGCCCGCCGCGGTTCATGCCGTCCTGCTTCATCAGGGACTACATCAGG GTTATGTGCACTGACAATGTGAAAGAGAAGACTGAGCTGTTATATGCATTGATCAATGGTAGGAAGCTTTCAGATCTTCCTAAAATTAGTCAG CAAACCTTGATAATCTGGGGAGAGCAAGACCAGGTCTTTCCATTGGAACTTGGCCTATGGCTGAAGAG GCATCTAGGAGATACTTCAGAACTAGTCATAGTCAAGAATGCCGGTCATGCCATAAACCGTGAAAAGCCAGCAGAGCTTTGCAGACTTATAAGGAACTACATCATTGATCCCACAGTAAAATATCGGGAAGACCGCAAG GGATCTTGGAAGAATGTAATAAAGAGGTTTGCTGGATCGAGCCTAAGAAAGGTGGACTCTTCACGACCGCTGCTATAG
- the LOC120688990 gene encoding monooxygenase 1-like: protein MSGPELAVSGKQSKVQTRSRPSSVVTTKHLDKSLQRQQETCSSVVIPKRAGAVGEEDMEEIHGIVIVGGGICGLATARALHGKGISSLVLEKYETLRIDGVAIGIHTNGWRALEQLGIAAELRDTATLITEYHNVWQKDNKSTHIPVRKELRCVKRKDLVEALAKNLPAGTIRFGCGIEAIVADSADGHCTVLSTADSNTIKAKVLIGCDGANSVVARYLGLGNPSYLPRLVTLGLTSYPNGHPFGPQFLRFAGDDFAIGRLPVSENLVHFFVSRPSPSTAGFHDEGAAQEYVLEKLPEFPAEIAEMVRRCEPGRESLKTLTRVWYRPPWQMLLGRFQRGAVTVAGDAMHVMGPFVGQGGSAALEDAVVLARALSRAVPPGWGGTGDAAGTSGDHDKRRISVALGRYVGERRARLVMLSLESFLIGTWVTTKSLVKRLVCVAILALLGSHSRRNANYDCGRL from the exons ATGTCGGGGCCGGAGCTGGCGGTGTCGGGGAAGCAGTCAAAGGTGCAGACACGCTCTAGGCCGTCCTCCGTGGTGACGACGAAGC ATCTCGACAAATCTCTGCAGAGGCAGCAAGAGACTTGCAGTAGCGTCGTCATACCCAAACGGGCTGGTGCAGTCGGAGAAGAGGACATGGAAGAGATCCATGGCATCGTCATCGTCGGGGGCGGCATCTGCGGCCTCGCCACTGCTCGCGCTCTGCACGG GAAAGGGATAAGCAGTCTTGTGTTGGAGAAGTACGAGACTCTACGAATCGATGGAGTGGCCATTGGTATTCATACCAATGGATGGCGAGCTCTGGAACAGCTTGGTATCGCTGCGGAGCTCAGGGACACTGCGACCTTAATCACCGA GTACCACAACGTGTGGCAGAAGGACAACAAGTCCACCCATATACCTGTAAG GAAGGAGCTGCGATGCgt aaaAAGAAAGGATCTTGTGGAGGCACTGGCGAAGAATCTGCCTGCTGGAACAATCCGCTTCGGCTGTGGCATTGAAGCAATTGTGGCGGACTCCGCCGACGGCCACTGCACCGTTCTTAGCACAGCGGACAGCAATACCATCAAGGCCAAG GTCCTGATTGGTTGTGATGGGGCGAACTCCGTGGTAGCCAGATACCTGGGACTAGGTAATCCATCATATCTTCCTCGTTTGGTTACCCTGGGCTTGACGAGCTACCCGAACGGGCATCCATTTGGACCGCAGTTTCTGCGCTTTGCAGGCGACGATTTCGCCATCGGACGCTTGCCTGTCAGTGAAAATCTTGTTCATTTCTTCGTGAGTAGGCCAAGTCCATCCACAG cAGGCTTCCACGACGAGGGTGCTGCGCAGGAGTACGTGCTGGAGAAGCTCCCGGAGTTCCCCGCCGAGATCGCGGAGATGGTGCGGCGCTGCGAGCCAGGGAGGGAATCGCTCAAGACCCTGACCAGGGTGTGGTACCGGCCTCCCTGGCAGATGCTGCTCGGCCGGTTCCAGCGCGGCGCGGTAacggtcgccggcgacgccatgcACGTCATGGGGCCCTTCGTCGGccagggcggctcggcggcgctggaggacgCCGTCGTGCTCGCCAGGGCGCTGTCGCGGGCTGTGCCGCCGGGTTGGGGCGGCACCGGTGACGCAGCTGGGACAAGTGGCGACCACGATAAGAGGAGGATCAGCGTGGCGTTGGGGAGATACGTCGGGGAGAGGAGGGCCCGGCTGGTGATGCTGTCTCTCGAGTCCTTCCTCATCGGCACCTGGGTCACCACAAAGTCGCTTGTGAAGAGGCTTGTGTGCGTGGCCATTTTGGCGCTTCTGGGCAGCCACTCACGCCGCAACGCCAACTACGACTGTGGCCGCCTGTAG
- the LOC120687748 gene encoding uncharacterized protein LOC120687748: METKDLVQTLKTPMEAIGSPSEGTEQNRGIFSFSRPPLTPPFPAPFAFGPSVPFRRPSVPLHSVPSGSVPPTTPPLPSLPPPTRSSSAAALQLFRVAAALQLVHRCRPSWSGLQRRRPRWKENLELVDSVLDSARNEYVYLPSAFVCPPEIVVCPICRMSCVGLSSVDFTRLFRLGGKQLCHLLPVIIRHLIPLAVPVEEEIWTSANPEASTKVLKFQLSNHMDVQEKIICFEEEIWTTANPEGSTQVLKFKLSTIQPYGCSG, translated from the exons ATGGAAACCAAAGACCTTGTGCAAACTTTGAAAACTCCAATGGAGGCCATTGGATCTCCATCCGAGGGCACGGAACAAAACCGGGGGATTTTTTCATTTAGCCGCCCGCCTCTCACCCCACCGTTCCCTGCGCCTTTTGCATTTGGCCCCTCCGTTCCGTTCCGTCGCCCCTCCGTTCCCCTCCATTCCGTCCCGAGCGGATCCGTTCCGCCCACAACGCCGCCGCTTCCTTCCCTACCACCGCCCACCAGAtcgtccagcgccgccgccctccagctctttcgggtcgccgccgccctccagctGGTCCACCGCTGTCGCCCTTCATGGAGCGGCCTCCAGCGCCGACGCCCTCGTTG GAAGGAGAATCTTGAGCTTGTTGATTCAGTTTTGGACTCGGCAAGGAATGAGTATGTCTATCTGCCATCTGCATTTGTATGTCCTCCTGAGATAGTTGTATGTCCTATATGCAGGATGTCGTGCGTGGGTTTGTCATCAGTTGACTTCACCCGTTTATTCAGACTAGGAGGCAAGCAGCTCTGCCATCTGCTCCCAGTCATTATCAGGCACTTGATCCCTCTTG CGGTACCTGTTGAAGAAGAGATTTGGACTTCTGCCAACCCAGAAGCCAGCACCAAAGTACTGAAGTTTCAACTATCCAACCATATGGATGTTCAGGAGAAAATCATCTGTTTCGAAGAAGAGATTTGGACCACTGCCAACCCAGAAGGCAGCACCCAAGTACTGAAGTTTAAACTTTCAACTATCCAACCATATGGATGTTCAGGATAA
- the LOC120687649 gene encoding aquaporin PIP2-5-like, with protein MNSSQSMETVGAKKDYKDPAPAPLVNAGELGKWSLYRAVIAEFVATLLFVYVALATVIGHKRQDEAQTCGGVGALGIAWSFGGMIFVLVYCTAGVSGGHVNPAVTFGLLLALKVSLVRAVLYVVAQCLGAICGAGLVRAFHGGPNYLRYGGGANELSAGYSKGAGLAAEIVGTFVLVYTVFSATDPKRKVRDTHVPVLAPLPIGFAVFMVHLATIPVTGTGINPARSLGPAVVYNQRKAWEDHWIFWVGPLIGAAAAMVYHQLVLRAGAAKAFVSWRNSNHI; from the coding sequence ATGAATTCTAGCCAATCGATGGAGACCGTGGGAGCCAAGAAGGATTACAAAGACCCTGCCCCGGCACCGCTggtgaacgccggcgagctgggcAAGTGGTCACTCTACCGCGCCGTCATCGCCGAGTTCGTCGCCACGCTGCTGTTCGTCTACGTCGCGCTGGCCACCGTCATCGGCCACAAGCGCCAGGATGAGGCCCAGAcgtgcggcggcgtcggcgcgctGGGCATCGCCTGGTCCTTCGGCGGCATGATCTTCGTGCTCGTCTACTGCACCGCCGGCGTCTCCGGCGGCCACGTCAACCCGGCGGTCACCTTCGGCCTGCTGCTCGCGCTCAAGGTCTCGCTAGTGCGCGCCGTGCTCTATGTGGTCGCGCAGTGCCTGGGCGCCATCTGCGGCGCCGGGCTCGTCAGGGCCTTCCACGGCGGCCCCAACTACCTGCGCTACGGCGGCGGTGCCAACGAGCTCTCCGCCGGCTACTCCAAGGGAGCCGGGCTGGCCGCCGAGATCGTCGGCACCTTCGTGCTCGTCTACACCGTCTTCTCGGCCACCGACCCCAAGCGCAAGGTCAGAGACACGCACGTCCCGGTCCTGGCGCCGCTGCCCATCGGGTTCGCGGTGTTCATGGTGCACCTGGCCACCATCCCCGTCACTGGCACGGGCATCAACCCGGCCAGGAGCCTGGGACCAGCCGTGGTGTACAACCAGCGGAAGGCATGGGAGGATCACTGGATTTTCTGGGTCGGCCCACTAATCGGCGCCGCAGCCGCCATGGTCTACCACCAGCTGGTCCTCCGCGCTGGCGCAGCCAAGGCCTTCGTATCCTGGCGCAACAGCAACCACATCTGA
- the LOC120693102 gene encoding lipase 3-like isoform X2, whose protein sequence is MPAQPPPPAAVPRRRWQNCFSPTLVRDRCYTRCFHSAGLRRAAVPLQDGAVVHLWLPPAATTGAAPLHPVLLLHGFGASATWQWAPFLRPLLAADLAPYVPDLIFFGASSSPAADRSPAYQAACIATAMLALPLAPQRYAVVGVSYGGFVAYHLAHAFPAAVERLVLVAAGVCLEDADLAAGLFAVEDIAEAASLLLPQRPEDLRRLVGLTFCRPPRFMPSCFIRVMCTDNVKEKTELLYALINGRKLSDLPKISQQTLIIWGEQDQVFPLELGLWLKRHLGDTSELVIVKNAGHAINREKPAELCRLIRNYIIDPTVKYREDRKGSWKNVIKRFAGSSLRKVDSSRPLL, encoded by the exons ATGCCCGcgcagccgccaccgcccgccgccgttcCCCGCCGCCGGTGGCAGAACTGCTTCAGCCCTACGCTCGTGCGTGATCGCTGCTACACGCGCTGCTTCCACTCCGCGGGGCTCCGCCGGGCCGCCGTCCCACTCCAGGACGGCGCCGTCGTGCACCTCTGGCTCCCGCCGGCCGCGACTACTGGGGCCGCCCCCCTGCACCCGGTCCTCCTCCTACACGGATTCGGAGCGAGCGCCACCTGGCAGTGGGCCCccttcctccgcccgctcctcgccgccgacctGGCCCCATACGTCCCGGACCTCATCTTCttcggcgcctcctcctcccccgcggcCGACCGCTCCCCGGCCTACCAGGCCGCCTGCATCGCCACGGCCATGTTGGCGCTCCCCTTGGCACCGCAGCGGTACGCCGTCGTCGGCGTTAGCTACGGCGGGTTCGTCGCATACCACCTCGCCCACGCGttcccggcggcggtggagcggctCGTGCTCGTCGCGGCGGGAGTGTGCCTCGAGGACGCAGACCTGGCAGCGGGGCTCTTCGCTGTCGAGGACATCGCCGAGGCCGCCAGCCTGCTGCTGCCGCAGCGGCCGGAGGATCTCAGGAGGCTCGTGGGGCTCACCTTCTGCCGCCCGCCGCGGTTCATGCCGTCCTGCTTCATCAGG GTTATGTGCACTGACAATGTGAAAGAGAAGACTGAGCTGTTATATGCATTGATCAATGGTAGGAAGCTTTCAGATCTTCCTAAAATTAGTCAG CAAACCTTGATAATCTGGGGAGAGCAAGACCAGGTCTTTCCATTGGAACTTGGCCTATGGCTGAAGAG GCATCTAGGAGATACTTCAGAACTAGTCATAGTCAAGAATGCCGGTCATGCCATAAACCGTGAAAAGCCAGCAGAGCTTTGCAGACTTATAAGGAACTACATCATTGATCCCACAGTAAAATATCGGGAAGACCGCAAG GGATCTTGGAAGAATGTAATAAAGAGGTTTGCTGGATCGAGCCTAAGAAAGGTGGACTCTTCACGACCGCTGCTATAG